The following proteins are co-located in the Bradyrhizobium sp. AZCC 2176 genome:
- a CDS encoding MFS transporter has protein sequence MDALNYTARDETSIRYDGWRIVVVCFLLATFGWGLGFYGQSVYVAELQRLHGWPASLISSGTTFFYLFGAALVAFVSEAIKAFGPRNCLIAGTFAMAAAAISIGQVREPWQLYLANAVLAFGWAGTSLGIITNVLGLWFDKKRGMAISLALNGASFGGIAGVPLLVMAIGHFGFSRAMTASAVVMVAVMVPVILLAVGRPPAHSSAGDVEAADAPSPTQIRARAFRDIGFLSVSAAFALVLFAQVGFIVHLISFLDSVIGRQQAAIAVALLTAMAVVGRVLFSFVIDRMNQRLASSLSFVSQAIALLIIINVHHDYALIAACALFGFSVGNLITLPALIVQREFDPRSFGVLVSLITAVNQITYAFGPGVVGLLRDLSGSYTLPFYGCVAVELTAAVLVMIRGTSK, from the coding sequence TTGGACGCTCTCAACTACACCGCTCGCGACGAGACCTCGATCCGCTACGACGGCTGGCGCATCGTCGTCGTCTGTTTCCTGCTGGCGACGTTCGGCTGGGGGCTCGGCTTCTATGGCCAGAGCGTCTATGTCGCCGAACTGCAGCGGTTGCACGGCTGGCCGGCGTCGCTGATCTCGTCCGGCACCACGTTCTTCTATCTGTTCGGCGCCGCGCTGGTGGCGTTCGTCAGCGAAGCCATCAAGGCGTTCGGCCCGCGCAATTGCCTGATCGCGGGAACGTTCGCGATGGCCGCCGCCGCGATCTCGATCGGGCAGGTGCGCGAGCCTTGGCAGCTTTACCTTGCCAATGCCGTGCTCGCCTTCGGCTGGGCCGGCACCAGCCTCGGCATCATCACCAACGTGCTGGGCCTCTGGTTCGACAAGAAGCGCGGCATGGCGATCAGCCTGGCGCTGAACGGCGCGAGCTTTGGCGGCATCGCCGGCGTCCCCTTGCTGGTCATGGCGATCGGCCATTTCGGTTTTTCCCGCGCGATGACCGCGTCCGCGGTGGTGATGGTCGCGGTGATGGTGCCGGTGATCCTGCTGGCCGTCGGACGGCCGCCGGCCCATTCGAGCGCAGGCGATGTCGAGGCCGCGGACGCGCCGTCGCCGACGCAAATTCGCGCACGCGCCTTTCGCGATATCGGCTTCCTCTCGGTGTCAGCGGCGTTCGCGCTGGTGCTGTTCGCACAGGTCGGCTTCATCGTGCATTTGATCTCGTTTCTGGATTCGGTGATCGGGCGGCAGCAGGCGGCGATTGCGGTGGCGCTATTGACCGCGATGGCGGTGGTCGGCCGCGTGCTGTTTTCGTTCGTGATCGACCGGATGAATCAGCGGCTGGCGTCGTCGCTTTCGTTCGTCAGCCAGGCGATCGCGCTGCTGATCATCATCAACGTGCATCATGATTACGCGCTGATCGCGGCCTGTGCGCTGTTCGGCTTTTCGGTCGGCAATCTGATCACGCTGCCGGCGCTGATCGTGCAGCGCGAGTTCGATCCGCGTTCGTTCGGCGTGCTGGTCAGCCTGATCACGGCAGTCAACCAGATCACTTACGCGTTCGGTCCCGGCGTGGTCGGCCTGCTGCGCGATCTGTCCGGCAGCTATACGCTGCCGTTCTACGGCTGCGTCGCGGTGGAGCTGACGGCGGCGGTGCTGGTCATGATTCGCGGAACGTCCAAGTGA
- a CDS encoding protein-L-isoaspartate O-methyltransferase family protein — protein sequence MDTQAELRIIRAAYAKQVLAAANVTDARVAQAFATIPREDFLGPGPWLVRRWMRDYVSTPDADPVYLYTDDLVALVPERGVNNGQPSLHAHLIHQALPAVGGHVVHVGTGTGYYTAILAHLVGPSGRVTGIEYDGSLAARAGANLAPYPNVAVIEGDGTQVPFDAADVIYVNAGCTRPATCWLDGLADGGRLIMPMTSDRGFGGVTPERMASAGAVFRIERRAADYFAYWVSPVAIFPCAGSRDEASERALAEAFARGGLQKVTRLYRDQDVSDERCWLRGPGWCLAFN from the coding sequence ATGGACACGCAGGCTGAACTCCGCATTATCCGTGCGGCCTACGCCAAACAGGTGCTTGCCGCCGCAAACGTGACCGATGCGCGCGTAGCCCAAGCGTTTGCGACCATTCCGCGCGAGGATTTTCTCGGCCCGGGTCCGTGGCTGGTAAGACGGTGGATGCGCGACTATGTGTCGACGCCCGACGCCGATCCCGTCTATCTCTATACCGACGATCTGGTCGCGCTGGTGCCCGAGCGTGGCGTCAATAACGGGCAACCGTCGCTGCACGCCCATCTCATCCATCAGGCCTTGCCCGCGGTCGGCGGGCACGTGGTGCATGTTGGGACTGGCACGGGCTATTACACCGCCATCCTCGCACATCTCGTCGGGCCGTCCGGGCGGGTAACGGGAATCGAATATGATGGGAGCCTTGCCGCGCGTGCCGGAGCCAACCTGGCACCCTATCCGAATGTCGCGGTTATTGAAGGCGACGGCACGCAGGTGCCGTTCGATGCCGCCGACGTGATCTATGTCAATGCCGGCTGCACGCGACCGGCGACATGCTGGCTCGATGGCCTTGCCGATGGCGGCCGCCTGATCATGCCGATGACGTCGGATCGGGGATTTGGCGGCGTTACGCCGGAGCGCATGGCGAGTGCCGGCGCCGTGTTCCGAATTGAGCGAAGAGCGGCGGACTATTTTGCATATTGGGTCTCGCCCGTTGCGATCTTTCCCTGCGCCGGCAGCCGCGACGAGGCGTCCGAACGGGCGCTGGCCGAAGCCTTTGCCCGTGGCGGCTTGCAAAAGGTGACGCGGCTGTACCGCGACCAGGACGTTTCCGACGAGCGCTGCTGGCTTCGCGGGCCGGGCTGGTGCCTCGCCTTCAATTGA
- a CDS encoding c-type cytochrome, translated as MYSSRKICLPIVAIVLAAGNLAGAAEPGSFGYGTVASPAQIAGWDIDVRGEDGAGLPPGKGTVDRGADVYAEQCAACHGTFGEGEGRFPKLVGGVGSLRDERPEPTVGSYWPFAPTLWDYINRAMPMPAPHTLSADDVYALTAYILSLNDLVPHEFVADRNSLPKVKMRNRDNFIWTDPRPDTMAKPCMNACVNAADVRISSTAEGRDLTPRTTGPLDTMQPK; from the coding sequence ATGTACAGCTCGCGTAAGATTTGCCTGCCGATCGTGGCCATCGTGCTTGCGGCCGGAAACCTCGCCGGCGCGGCCGAGCCCGGCTCGTTCGGTTACGGCACCGTGGCGAGCCCGGCGCAGATCGCGGGATGGGACATTGACGTGCGCGGCGAGGACGGTGCAGGCCTGCCGCCGGGCAAAGGCACGGTCGACAGGGGCGCCGACGTCTACGCCGAGCAATGCGCCGCCTGCCATGGAACCTTCGGCGAAGGCGAAGGCCGCTTCCCCAAGCTGGTGGGCGGCGTCGGATCGCTCCGGGACGAGCGCCCGGAGCCGACGGTCGGCAGCTACTGGCCGTTTGCCCCGACCCTATGGGACTATATTAACCGCGCCATGCCGATGCCCGCGCCGCACACATTGTCAGCGGATGACGTTTATGCTTTGACCGCCTATATTCTGAGCTTGAACGACCTCGTTCCCCATGAATTCGTTGCCGATCGCAACAGCTTGCCGAAAGTCAAAATGCGCAATCGCGACAATTTCATCTGGACCGACCCGCGCCCCGATACGATGGCAAAACCCTGCATGAACGCTTGCGTCAACGCCGCCGATGTCAGGATATCGTCGACGGCCGAAGGCAGGGACCTGACACCGCGCACGACCGGCCCGCTCGACACGATGCAACCGAAATAG
- a CDS encoding type II toxin-antitoxin system HicB family antitoxin, with protein sequence MKKRHYPAVLERGPRGALGAWFPDFPGCVAGGRSQEEAIEKAEGALARAVDGMAEQGRPLPEPTPIEQIALPKGADVVAYFIVGVDPPDPSERVNVYLPKSLITRVDKRATELGMSRSSFFGFAATITLDWNPGFPRPGVADPRSKVHKTGAVRAERKPGKKRP encoded by the coding sequence TTGAAGAAGCGGCATTATCCGGCAGTGCTGGAGCGCGGTCCGCGCGGTGCGCTCGGCGCATGGTTTCCCGATTTTCCGGGCTGCGTGGCCGGCGGGCGTTCGCAGGAAGAGGCGATCGAGAAAGCGGAGGGCGCGCTGGCGCGAGCGGTGGACGGAATGGCAGAGCAGGGCAGGCCGCTGCCGGAGCCGACGCCGATCGAGCAGATCGCGTTGCCCAAGGGCGCCGACGTCGTCGCCTATTTTATTGTCGGGGTCGATCCGCCCGATCCGTCCGAGCGGGTGAACGTCTATTTGCCGAAGAGCCTGATTACGCGGGTCGACAAGCGCGCCACAGAGCTCGGCATGAGCCGCTCCAGCTTCTTCGGCTTCGCCGCCACGATTACGCTTGATTGGAATCCAGGTTTCCCGCGCCCCGGCGTGGCCGATCCTCGCTCAAAAGTCCACAAGACCGGTGCGGTGCGAGCCGAAAGGAAACCGGGCAAGAAGCGGCCGTGA
- the soxY gene encoding thiosulfate oxidation carrier protein SoxY, whose amino-acid sequence MTDVGFSATRRLILQGAGAVALFGLGNPLFGLTPALAAANDKYPEDAFKAKSEADAIKALYGKTAEPSDKVKMDAPEIAENGAVVPISVTTTLADVTSISFLVSENPVALVASYKIPAGTLPNVANRIKMARTSNVIVVVEAGGKLYSATKEVKVTVGGCGG is encoded by the coding sequence ATGACTGACGTCGGATTTTCGGCCACGCGGCGGCTGATCTTGCAGGGTGCAGGCGCGGTCGCGCTGTTCGGCCTCGGCAATCCACTCTTCGGCCTGACACCGGCGCTCGCCGCGGCCAACGACAAATATCCCGAGGATGCCTTCAAGGCGAAGAGCGAAGCCGATGCGATCAAGGCGCTCTACGGCAAGACGGCGGAGCCTTCAGACAAGGTCAAGATGGACGCGCCCGAAATCGCGGAGAACGGCGCAGTGGTTCCGATTTCGGTGACGACGACGCTTGCGGACGTGACCTCGATCTCGTTCCTGGTCAGCGAAAATCCGGTCGCGCTGGTGGCATCCTACAAGATTCCGGCAGGCACGCTTCCAAACGTTGCCAACCGCATCAAGATGGCGAGAACCAGCAACGTCATCGTGGTCGTGGAAGCCGGCGGCAAGCTCTACAGCGCCACCAAGGAAGTCAAGGTCACCGTCGGCGGTTGCGGCGGTTAA
- a CDS encoding class I SAM-dependent methyltransferase: protein MDAAHLSDDEQMRLWNGPAGRAWLGTQDVIERIFKPFKEILVEAVASRSGACVLDVGCGAGGTTLAVARRLATKGSCTGIDISEPMIAAARACAESERVPASFVCASAETYAFQPDRFDTIISRFGVMFVGNPVRAFSNLRRAAKNDAEMRFVAWREPAENTFMTTAERAAAPLLPNLPARRPGAPGQFAFADRYRVNAILQESGWAEIDIRPIDVTCTLSEKELVRYLSQLGPVGLILQETDSRVRAQVIETVRAAFSPFVHEAEVRFTAACWMVRARAGAASDAAAETARG, encoded by the coding sequence ATGGATGCAGCGCACCTGAGCGATGACGAACAAATGAGACTTTGGAACGGTCCCGCGGGACGCGCCTGGCTTGGAACTCAGGATGTGATCGAACGGATATTCAAACCGTTCAAGGAAATCCTCGTCGAAGCGGTTGCCTCCCGATCCGGTGCCTGCGTGCTCGACGTCGGCTGTGGCGCGGGCGGCACAACGCTCGCGGTCGCGCGGCGGCTCGCAACAAAGGGAAGCTGCACCGGCATCGACATTTCGGAGCCGATGATCGCGGCCGCCCGAGCCTGCGCCGAGTCGGAGCGCGTGCCGGCGAGCTTCGTTTGCGCCAGCGCAGAGACGTATGCGTTCCAGCCCGACAGATTCGATACGATCATCTCGCGCTTCGGCGTGATGTTCGTTGGAAATCCGGTTCGCGCCTTCTCGAACCTGCGGCGCGCCGCCAAGAATGACGCCGAGATGCGATTCGTTGCCTGGCGGGAGCCCGCGGAAAATACGTTCATGACAACAGCCGAACGTGCCGCGGCACCGCTGCTGCCAAATCTACCCGCCCGCCGGCCGGGAGCACCGGGACAGTTCGCCTTCGCCGACCGCTACCGGGTCAACGCCATCCTTCAAGAGAGCGGCTGGGCCGAAATCGATATCCGGCCCATCGATGTCACCTGCACGTTATCCGAGAAGGAACTGGTCCGTTACTTGTCGCAGCTTGGTCCCGTCGGCCTGATCCTGCAGGAGACGGACAGCCGGGTCCGTGCGCAGGTCATCGAGACGGTTCGCGCCGCCTTTTCTCCTTTTGTGCACGAAGCAGAGGTTCGCTTTACAGCCGCCTGCTGGATGGTGCGCGCTCGAGCAGGGGCTGCATCGGACGCGGCGGCGGAGACGGCGCGTGGTTGA
- a CDS encoding nuclear transport factor 2 family protein produces MPTRARLDEFIAAVVSGDHAGAIERFYTEDASMQENAATPRVGRDVLVAHERAVLERVKSVTSTCVTSIVEGDRVAINWVFEFVYHSGKTGRFDEVALQEWRGDRVFRERFFYDPSKPAG; encoded by the coding sequence ATGCCGACGCGCGCCCGGCTCGATGAGTTCATTGCAGCCGTCGTCTCTGGCGATCACGCCGGGGCGATCGAGCGTTTCTATACCGAGGACGCCAGCATGCAGGAGAACGCGGCGACGCCGCGGGTCGGCCGCGATGTTCTGGTGGCGCATGAGCGCGCGGTGCTGGAACGCGTGAAGAGCGTCACGTCGACTTGCGTGACGTCGATCGTCGAGGGCGATCGCGTCGCGATCAACTGGGTGTTCGAGTTCGTCTACCATTCCGGCAAGACCGGCCGGTTCGACGAAGTTGCGCTGCAGGAATGGCGCGGCGACAGGGTTTTCCGCGAACGGTTCTTCTACGATCCGTCGAAGCCGGCAGGCTAG
- the soxA gene encoding sulfur oxidation c-type cytochrome SoxA yields the protein MKLRSAIYLASAAVALAALTLVSTLPSGAADKVDPVADAKAFQKFFTDKFPKVKFEDFVNGPYSMNEDLHRQWQEKEQFPPYEFSLEMGKEMFSKPFKNGKTYADCFPNGGIGIRQNYPYFDEKEGKVITLELALNRCREANGEPPYSYVKDEMAALTAYMAFTSRGKPMDIKIPNDPRALEAYQNGKEYFYTRRGQLNFSCATCHVQSPGERIRAEILAPALGIVNAMPIYRSEWSGMGTTSRRFTTCNSQIRGVPLSPQDDEYRNVEYYLSYVSNGLPISGPGARP from the coding sequence ATGAAGCTGCGATCCGCGATCTATCTGGCGTCCGCAGCCGTTGCGCTCGCGGCGTTGACGCTTGTAAGCACGCTGCCCTCGGGCGCCGCCGACAAGGTCGATCCCGTCGCCGACGCCAAGGCGTTCCAGAAATTCTTCACCGACAAATTTCCCAAGGTCAAGTTCGAGGATTTCGTCAACGGCCCCTATTCGATGAACGAGGACCTGCACCGGCAGTGGCAGGAGAAGGAACAATTCCCGCCCTACGAGTTTTCGCTCGAAATGGGCAAGGAAATGTTTTCCAAGCCGTTCAAGAACGGCAAGACCTATGCGGATTGCTTCCCGAACGGCGGCATCGGCATCCGCCAGAACTACCCTTACTTCGACGAGAAGGAAGGCAAGGTCATTACGCTTGAACTGGCGCTGAACCGCTGCCGTGAGGCCAATGGCGAGCCGCCGTATTCCTATGTGAAGGACGAAATGGCGGCCTTGACTGCCTATATGGCCTTTACCTCGCGCGGCAAGCCGATGGACATCAAGATCCCGAACGATCCCCGCGCGCTGGAAGCCTACCAGAACGGCAAGGAATATTTCTACACGCGGCGCGGCCAGCTCAATTTCTCCTGCGCCACCTGCCATGTGCAAAGCCCGGGCGAGCGCATCCGTGCCGAAATCCTGGCGCCCGCGCTCGGCATCGTCAACGCGATGCCGATCTATCGCTCCGAGTGGAGCGGCATGGGCACCACCAGCCGGCGATTCACCACCTGCAACAGCCAGATCCGCGGCGTGCCGCTCAGCCCGCAGGACGATGAGTACCGCAACGTGGAATATTACTTGTCCTATGTCAGCAACGGGCTGCCGATATCGGGTCCGGGAGCGCGGCCATGA
- a CDS encoding DUF938 domain-containing protein: protein MAEYVVEFGKDGRPVEPDGRLDAAAFHRNHVPIWAVLQKFLAGKSGDVLEAGSGTGQHVVHFAKHTPDITWWPSDLNERHLKSIEAWRAYAGMPNIRPPHRIDLTDPVWSSAMRDGGGPAELLAVFCANVIHIAPWRVAEGLFAGAGRYLRADGRLFLYGPFKRDGKHTAMSNAVFDTSLRQQDAEWGVRDVADVEKLAADVGLALIETVQMPANNMILAFQRSDLSA, encoded by the coding sequence ATGGCCGAATATGTCGTGGAATTCGGCAAGGATGGCCGGCCGGTCGAACCGGACGGCCGGCTCGATGCGGCGGCATTCCACCGCAATCATGTGCCGATCTGGGCGGTGCTGCAGAAATTTCTCGCCGGCAAATCCGGTGACGTGCTGGAGGCCGGCAGCGGCACCGGCCAGCATGTGGTGCATTTTGCAAAACACACCCCCGACATCACCTGGTGGCCGAGCGATCTCAACGAGCGGCACCTGAAGAGCATCGAAGCGTGGCGCGCCTATGCCGGCATGCCCAACATTCGTCCGCCGCACCGCATTGATCTCACCGATCCCGTCTGGTCTTCGGCGATGCGAGACGGCGGCGGTCCGGCGGAATTGCTGGCGGTGTTCTGCGCCAACGTGATCCACATCGCGCCCTGGCGCGTCGCCGAGGGCCTGTTCGCCGGCGCGGGACGATATCTGCGCGCTGACGGTCGGTTGTTTCTGTACGGCCCGTTCAAGCGCGACGGCAAGCACACCGCGATGAGTAACGCCGTGTTCGACACCAGCCTTCGCCAGCAGGACGCCGAATGGGGCGTGCGCGACGTCGCCGATGTCGAGAAGCTCGCGGCAGACGTTGGCCTTGCATTGATCGAAACCGTGCAAATGCCCGCCAACAATATGATCCTGGCTTTTCAGCGATCGGACCTGTCAGCGTAG
- a CDS encoding ArsR/SmtB family transcription factor — MRAAAAAAKETQIAPGADEAAALKKLAKQAGEAAQLLKMLANEKRLLILCFLAVRGEMTVGELVGIVKLSQSALSQHLAKLRADGLVEFRRTSQTLHYRVADERALRLLQVLKEIYCGELK, encoded by the coding sequence ATGAGAGCAGCCGCGGCGGCAGCCAAAGAGACGCAAATCGCCCCTGGCGCCGACGAGGCGGCGGCGCTGAAGAAACTGGCGAAGCAGGCCGGCGAAGCCGCCCAACTCCTGAAAATGCTGGCCAACGAAAAGCGTTTGCTGATCCTCTGTTTTCTTGCCGTGCGCGGCGAGATGACGGTCGGGGAACTCGTCGGCATCGTCAAGCTGAGCCAGTCCGCATTGTCGCAGCATCTGGCGAAATTGCGCGCCGATGGTCTGGTCGAATTCCGGCGGACGTCGCAGACGCTGCATTATCGGGTGGCCGACGAGCGTGCATTGCGCCTGCTGCAGGTGCTGAAAGAGATTTATTGCGGCGAACTGAAGTGA
- a CDS encoding MFS transporter: MLDTTATVEVTNDARARANVLRLAAAQALTGANSAVIFATGSIVGATLAPSITFATVPLSMYVLGLAAGTLPTGAISRAYGRRAAFIIGTFCGVLTGAFAAVAVLYASFWLFCGATFLGGFYGAVAQSYRFAAADGASAAFRPKALSWVMAGGVFAGVLGPQLVQWTMDIWPPYLFACSFVVQAFVALVAMAVLWGVDAPKPAPSDMHGGRPLWTIARQPRFIAAAMCGVIAYPMMNLVMTSAPLAMKMCGLTVSDSNFGIQWHIVAMYGPSFFTGSLIARFGAPRIVALGLLLEAAAAGIGLAGITAMHFWATLIVLGVGWNFAFIGASALVLETHWPQERNKVQAFNDFLVFGMMALGSFSSGQLLAHYGWSMVNMVVFPPVLLGLAVLSLASFAKQRAKLRAVDEIPDLSI; encoded by the coding sequence ATGCTGGATACGACTGCTACCGTAGAGGTAACTAACGACGCACGCGCGCGCGCCAATGTGCTGAGGCTTGCCGCGGCGCAGGCGCTGACCGGCGCCAATTCGGCGGTCATCTTCGCCACCGGCTCGATCGTCGGCGCGACACTGGCGCCGAGCATCACGTTCGCCACCGTGCCGCTCTCGATGTATGTGCTCGGGCTCGCCGCCGGCACGCTGCCCACTGGCGCGATCTCGCGCGCCTATGGCCGCCGCGCAGCTTTCATCATCGGTACGTTCTGCGGCGTGCTGACCGGCGCGTTCGCCGCCGTCGCCGTCCTGTACGCTTCGTTCTGGCTGTTCTGCGGCGCGACGTTCCTCGGCGGTTTCTACGGCGCGGTGGCGCAATCCTATCGCTTTGCCGCCGCCGACGGCGCCAGTGCCGCATTCCGTCCCAAGGCATTGTCCTGGGTGATGGCGGGCGGCGTATTCGCCGGCGTGCTCGGTCCGCAGCTCGTGCAGTGGACCATGGATATCTGGCCGCCTTATCTGTTTGCCTGCAGCTTCGTGGTGCAGGCCTTTGTCGCGCTGGTGGCTATGGCGGTGCTGTGGGGTGTCGATGCACCGAAGCCGGCGCCGTCGGATATGCATGGCGGCCGGCCGCTGTGGACGATCGCGCGGCAGCCGCGCTTCATTGCGGCCGCGATGTGCGGGGTGATTGCCTACCCCATGATGAATCTGGTGATGACCTCGGCGCCGCTCGCCATGAAGATGTGCGGCCTGACGGTCAGCGATTCCAATTTCGGCATTCAGTGGCACATCGTGGCGATGTACGGGCCGAGCTTCTTCACGGGCTCGCTGATCGCACGCTTCGGCGCGCCAAGGATCGTGGCGCTCGGCCTGCTGCTGGAAGCGGCTGCGGCGGGAATCGGCCTTGCCGGCATCACCGCGATGCATTTCTGGGCGACGCTGATCGTGCTCGGGGTGGGGTGGAACTTTGCATTTATCGGCGCGTCGGCACTGGTGCTGGAGACGCATTGGCCGCAGGAACGCAACAAGGTGCAGGCCTTCAACGATTTCCTGGTGTTCGGGATGATGGCGCTGGGCTCGTTCTCGTCCGGCCAGTTGCTGGCGCATTACGGCTGGTCGATGGTCAACATGGTGGTGTTTCCGCCGGTGCTGCTGGGTCTTGCGGTTTTGTCGCTTGCGTCATTCGCCAAGCAGCGCGCAAAATTGCGGGCGGTCGACGAGATTCCCGATCTGAGTATTTAG
- the soxZ gene encoding thiosulfate oxidation carrier complex protein SoxZ, producing the protein MASTIRVRATSSGETTEVQALIQHPMDSGFVKDAKGEIIPAHFIQQLTFEHDGKNVFAADWGGGVSKDPYVKFAFKGAKKGDELKISWVDNKGATDTATAKIQ; encoded by the coding sequence ATGGCATCGACCATTCGTGTGCGCGCCACTTCGAGCGGCGAGACCACCGAGGTGCAGGCACTGATCCAGCACCCGATGGATTCCGGCTTCGTCAAGGACGCCAAGGGTGAGATCATTCCGGCGCATTTCATCCAGCAACTCACCTTCGAACATGACGGCAAGAACGTGTTCGCCGCGGACTGGGGCGGCGGCGTCTCCAAGGACCCCTATGTCAAGTTCGCCTTCAAGGGGGCCAAGAAGGGCGACGAGCTGAAGATCAGTTGGGTCGACAACAAGGGCGCGACCGACACCGCCACGGCGAAGATCCAATGA
- the soxC gene encoding sulfite dehydrogenase codes for MWPRGEENVRPDPLRSKAIPSGFAGTDAPLGRRGFLTLGAALTGGLALGGKPVIAAPAQEAPPADAPWSQSIGAGVVDRPYGRPADTEASVIRRNVPWLTASAESSVSFSPLQDLHGIITPNGLFFERHHAGRPDVDPAQHKLMIHGLVERPLLLTMKDILRFPSISRIHFIECPANGGMNWRAAQMNSLQFSHGMVSCAEWTGVRLSTLLEEVGVKKEANWAMVEGADGAHMNRSLPLEKCLDDCLVVYAQNGEALRPEQGYPLRLVVPGWEGNVNIKWLRRIKLGDKPWHSREETSKYTDLMPDGTSRGFTWLIDAKSVITFPCPEKPLDRPGLYEIRGLAWTGNGKVKRVDVSMDGGVNWQSARLHEPVLSKALTKFTLPWRWDGRPALVASRVIDETGYVQPTIAELRKQRGSNSVYHNNSIQTWQVKSDGSVFNVQLA; via the coding sequence ATGTGGCCGCGAGGGGAAGAAAACGTGCGGCCTGACCCGTTACGCAGCAAAGCTATTCCCTCTGGTTTCGCCGGCACGGACGCGCCTTTGGGACGACGCGGCTTTCTCACGCTAGGCGCGGCGCTGACCGGCGGCCTCGCCCTTGGCGGCAAACCCGTCATCGCCGCCCCCGCGCAGGAGGCTCCGCCCGCCGACGCCCCCTGGTCGCAATCGATCGGCGCGGGCGTGGTCGACCGGCCCTACGGCCGGCCCGCGGATACCGAAGCCTCCGTGATCCGGCGCAACGTCCCCTGGCTCACCGCCAGCGCGGAATCTTCGGTGAGCTTTTCGCCGTTGCAGGACCTTCACGGCATCATCACCCCGAACGGACTGTTCTTCGAGCGCCACCATGCGGGACGGCCCGATGTCGATCCGGCGCAGCACAAGCTGATGATCCACGGGCTGGTCGAGCGCCCGCTGCTGCTCACCATGAAGGACATCCTGCGCTTCCCGTCCATATCGCGCATCCATTTCATCGAATGCCCGGCCAATGGCGGCATGAACTGGCGCGCCGCGCAGATGAACTCGCTGCAATTCAGCCACGGCATGGTCAGTTGCGCCGAATGGACCGGCGTCAGGCTGTCGACGCTGCTGGAGGAAGTGGGCGTCAAGAAAGAGGCGAATTGGGCGATGGTCGAAGGCGCCGACGGCGCGCATATGAACCGAAGCCTGCCGCTCGAGAAATGTCTGGACGATTGTCTCGTGGTCTACGCGCAGAACGGCGAGGCGCTGCGGCCCGAACAGGGCTATCCGCTGCGGCTGGTGGTGCCGGGCTGGGAAGGCAACGTCAACATCAAATGGCTGCGCAGGATCAAGCTCGGCGACAAGCCATGGCATTCGCGCGAGGAAACCTCGAAATACACCGACCTGATGCCCGACGGCACCTCGCGCGGCTTCACCTGGCTGATCGACGCCAAATCCGTCATTACTTTTCCCTGCCCGGAAAAGCCGCTCGACCGGCCCGGCCTCTATGAGATCAGGGGACTGGCCTGGACCGGTAACGGCAAGGTCAAGCGTGTCGACGTCTCGATGGACGGCGGCGTCAACTGGCAGAGCGCGCGGCTGCACGAGCCGGTGCTATCGAAGGCACTCACAAAGTTCACCCTGCCCTGGCGCTGGGACGGCCGTCCGGCGCTGGTCGCATCCCGCGTCATCGACGAAACCGGTTACGTGCAACCGACAATTGCGGAGCTGCGAAAGCAGCGCGGCTCGAACTCGGTCTATCACAACAATTCGATCCAGACCTGGCAGGTCAAATCAGACGGAAGCGTCTTCAATGTACAGCTCGCGTAA
- the soxX gene encoding sulfur oxidation c-type cytochrome SoxX — MALAIGAFASTGTAHAQSAVDEGRKLAFDRSKGNCLTCHVIKGGNLPGTIGPELIDIKSKYPKREDLVAILNDETLRNPLTVMPPFGRNRILTEKEINAVVDFLQTL, encoded by the coding sequence CTGGCACTGGCGATCGGCGCTTTCGCTTCCACTGGCACCGCGCACGCCCAGTCCGCGGTGGACGAAGGCCGCAAGCTCGCCTTCGACCGCAGCAAGGGCAACTGCCTGACCTGTCATGTCATCAAGGGCGGCAATCTGCCCGGCACGATCGGGCCCGAGCTGATCGACATCAAGAGCAAATATCCCAAGCGCGAGGATCTCGTCGCCATTCTCAACGACGAAACCCTGCGTAATCCGCTGACCGTGATGCCTCCGTTCGGACGCAACCGGATCCTGACCGAAAAGGAAATCAACGCAGTGGTGGATTTCCTGCAGACGCTGTGA